GACGGCGAGCAGCGGAGCGTGCACAGGAAAATTCAAGATGATGAATTTTTTCTGAGAGAGTTGTGAGTGCTCCCGCCTTTCCCGGGTCTTATCGTGGTGTACGGCGATGAAGTTCTCGAACCTCTCCCAGATGAAAGAATGACATCGTCACCACACGAGACGATGGGGTGTGGGGGAATGGGGGTACGGGACGGGCTACACCTGTGGTCTCGTCCCGTTCTTCTGTTCATAATGATCGCCCGCAAGGGTGGCTCAAGGAAGTGCCAGGAGCGGTGCTTATGCCGTGAACGAGAAGCCATTTTGCCAGAACGAGTGCAGAATGGCTTTCTCGTTCATGGGGGCAAGTATAAGGTTCCGGCCAGCAGGCTACTTTTTGAACAGTTGATCCAACTTCTTTCTGGCTTCGGCGGCGCGGTCAGCTCCCGGTTGGCGTGACTTGGCGGCCGCCTCGAAATAATCACAAAAGTTTCCCATCTCCTTGTCCTGCACCCATTCGGCCTGTGGCTCGCGGCACTGATGGTGGGCGTTGACATCATAGAAGCGGCAGTTGCGGCAGCAATGCAAATAGGCTGCGCATTTCGGACAGGTGTCCCGCCGGCCCGGTTTTCCCTCCAGTGAAATCTCCTTCCCACAAGAATAGCATTGCATAACTCACTCCCGATCGGTTGCGATTGGCTGCTGATTGGCTATTGCCCCGGCCTGTGCTGCAACTCGCCGGCAGGTCTCACCGGCGGGCTGAAATGTGTTTGCCGGGGCCAATTAACGAATAATTGCCCTCCCAAACAACCCCGGCGGCGATAGTGCCGCCGTCCCGCTTGCCAAGCCGCGTGTCAAACCCAGCTTGCTTTCGATCCGAAAGGGAGGTTATATTGACTGCGGCCAATTGCGTGGAGAAATCTGCCATTTAACATTGTCAAGCTCATTCAACCTCAATTTGCAACCTCGCCTATGCTGTCAGATCTCCCGTTTCATCCCGTCATTGCGAACTGGTTCAGTGACAACTTCGGCGCGCCGAGTCCGCCACAGGCGCAGGGCTGGCCGGTGATTGCTGCCGGCCGCCATACGCTCATTCTCGCGCCCACCGGCTCGGGCAAGACGCTCGCCGCGTTTTTGTGGTGCCTCGATGATCTCTTTCGCCGCGGCCTGCAACAACCGCCCAAAGCATTCGGGCGCAACGCTGAAGGCATTCACACTCTCTATGTTTCGCCGCTCAAGGCGCTGAACAACGACATTCACCGCAATTTGCAGCAGCCGTTGCATGGCATCCAGGAGGCCGGCCGGGCCAGCGGCCTCACGCCGCCCGCGATTCGCGCGCTGGTGCGCACCGGCGATACGCCCGCGGGCGAACGCCAAGCCATGCTCCGGCGGCCGCCGCATCTGCTCATCACCACGCCGGAATCGCTTTATCTGCTGTTGACTTCGCGGGCGGGTCGGGAATTGTTTCGCGGCTTGCGTTATCTCATCGTTGATGAAATTCACGCCGTCAGCAGCAACAAACGCGGCGTCCATCTCAGCCTGTCGCTCGAGCGCCTGATGCCACTGTGCACGGCAGAGCCGGTGCGCATCGGTCTTTCCGCCACGCAAAGGCCGCTGGAGCGCATCGCCGCCTTTCTCGGCGGGCAGGTGTTCCGGCCGGGAGAAGACCGCCCGCAGCCGCGTCCGGTCACGATCGTGGATTGCGGCCAGCGCAAGGAAATGGACCTGCAGGTGATCTCGCCGGTGCCGGATTTCGGCGACCTGCCCGACGCCACCGTCTGGTACGCGGTGATCGACAAACTCTACGAGTTGATTCATGCCCACCGCACCACGCTGGTGTTCGTGAACATGCGCGGCCAGACCGAGCGCGTCGCCCGCTTGCTGAATGAAAAACACCGCGACGCCACCGGCGATCCCGAGGCCGAGCTCGCGCTCGCGCATCACGGCAGCCTGGCGCGCGAGCGCCGCTATGAGATCGAAGCGCGGCTGAAGGCAGGCGACATTCCGGCGGTCATTGCCACCGCCTCGCTCGAACTCGGCATCGATATCGGCAGCATCGATTTGGTCGTGCAGCTCGAATCGCCGCGCACGGTGGCGGCGGCATTGCAGCGCGTCGGCCGCAGCGGCCACTTGCTGCACGCGACCAGCAAGGGCCGGCTGCTGCCGTTGTATCCCGCGGATCTGGATGATGCCGTCACCCTCGCCCGCTGCATGCACGCCGGTGACATCGAAGAGACCGTGATCCCCGAGAATTGCCTGGACGTGCTCAGCCAGCAGCTCGTCGCCGAAGTGGCGATGCGCGATTGGTCGCGGCTGGAACTCTACCGCCTGGTGTGCCACAGCTATTGCTATCGCCAACTCTCGCTGGCGATGTTCGACACCGTGCTCGAGATGCTCGCCGGCCGCTACGCCGAAGCACCGTTGCGCGCATTGCAGCCCCGCCTCACCTGGGATCGCATCAACGACCGGTTGATCGCCCGCCGCGGCGCGCGCCTGCTCGCCACGCTCAATGCTGGCACCATTCCCGATCGCGGCTATTACGCCGTCTATCTCGCCGACAGCAACACCAAGCTCGGTGAGATGGAGGAAGAATTCGTATTCGAATCGCGCGTGCACGACGTCTTCTACCTGGGCAGCAGCGAGTGGCGCATCGATGCCATCGAGCGTGATCGCCTCATCGTCTCGCCGGTGCGTGCGGTCAGGCCGCGGCCGCCGTTCTGGCGCGGCGAAAATCTGTTGCGCGATTATGCCACCAGTCTGAAAATCGGCGCGTTCCGCCGGGAGTTGATCGAGCACCTCGATCGCGGCGACAGTGTGGCGTGGCTGCAGCAGCAGGGCTTCACCGATGCCGCCATTGCCGCCAATCTCGCGGACTACTTTGCGCGCCAGCGGGACTACACCGGCGCCATCGCCAACGACCGGGAAATCGTCGCGGAGTGGTATCGCGATCACGCCGAAGAGTCCAGTTTGATCGTGCACGCGCCCTTCGGCAGCCGCGTCAACGGCGCCTGGGCCATTGCCCTGTGCCGCGTGCTGGAGAAACGCCACCAGGCGGAAGTGCAGTACACCTACAACGACGACGGCATCGTGCTGCGCCTGCCCGATACCGGCGCGCCGCCCGCGCTCGCCGAACTCCTGCAATTGCCTCCCGAAGTGATCGAACAAAGCCTGCTGGAAACCGTGAGCACCAGCGCCCTGTTCACCACGCAATTTCGCTACAATGCCAGCCGTGCGTTGCTGCTGCCGCGCGCGCGCGCCGGCAAGCGCGTGCCGCTCTGGCTGCAACGGTTGCGCGCCGCCGATCTGCTGCAGGTGGTGCGCGAGTTCCCGGACTTTCCCATTCTCCTTGAAACCTATCGTGATTGCCTGCAGGGCATTTTTGATCTGCCTGCGCTGCGTCACGTCTTGTCCGCCCTGCAGGCGCAGGAGCTCCGGCTGCATATCGCGGAAACGGCGCGGCCCTCGCCCATGGCCTCAGGCCTGCTGTTTCGCCTGACCTCGGAGAATCTCTACGAATTCGATCGCAATCGCGCGCCCGCGCAAGCCGCGGAGGTGAGCAGCGCACTGCTCGCGGAAATCCTGGCGCAGGAAACCATTCCCTCGCTGATCACCCCCGAGCTGGTGAAGGCATTGGAAGCACGCTGGCAATGCTTGACGCCGGAGACGCAAGCAGCCTCGGCAGAGGATCTGTTTGTCCTCATCGAAAAACTCGGCCCGCTGCCGGAGGCTGAACTGCAGCGCCGCAGCCGCGACGATATTTCACCCTGGCTGGCGAAGCTGCAGCAGGAGAAGCGCATCATCGCTCTGCCAGCTCCTCTTGCCGGTTGGATCGCCGCCACCGACGCGCCGCTGTTTCACGATCCTTTCACGCTTGCCAACGTTCGGGTGTTGGTGCAACGCCTGTTGCGCAGCCGCGGCCCATTGCCGCTCATCGAGCTTGCCGCACTATCGGAGCCGCTGCCGCTCGGATTGTTGCAGCATCTGCCGCCGGAACTATTGCAGCAAGCCCTGGCTCAGTTGCATCACCAGCGCGAAGTCGTGCGCGGCCAACTCGTGATTGGAATGGCGGGCGAGCAATGGTGTGACCGTCATAATTTTGCCGAACTCTATCGCCGCGCCATAGCCCTGCGCCGCGCTGCGCTGGCGCCGGCCAACCGGGAAATCTACTACCGTTTTCTGTTGCGCTGGCACAAGCTCGGCCTCGCGGGCCAGCCGCTCGAGGAAGTGCTGAGTAGGTACAGCGGTTGTCAACTTCCGCTGCAGGTGTTTGAACGCGAACTGCTGCGCAGCCGTTTGGGGAGCGAGCAGCTCCCGGCAGCTCTGGAAGCGTTCGAACAAATGATCACGCGCGGCGAGCTGATCGTCGTGGCGCGCCG
The window above is part of the bacterium genome. Proteins encoded here:
- a CDS encoding DEAD/DEAH box helicase, giving the protein MLSDLPFHPVIANWFSDNFGAPSPPQAQGWPVIAAGRHTLILAPTGSGKTLAAFLWCLDDLFRRGLQQPPKAFGRNAEGIHTLYVSPLKALNNDIHRNLQQPLHGIQEAGRASGLTPPAIRALVRTGDTPAGERQAMLRRPPHLLITTPESLYLLLTSRAGRELFRGLRYLIVDEIHAVSSNKRGVHLSLSLERLMPLCTAEPVRIGLSATQRPLERIAAFLGGQVFRPGEDRPQPRPVTIVDCGQRKEMDLQVISPVPDFGDLPDATVWYAVIDKLYELIHAHRTTLVFVNMRGQTERVARLLNEKHRDATGDPEAELALAHHGSLARERRYEIEARLKAGDIPAVIATASLELGIDIGSIDLVVQLESPRTVAAALQRVGRSGHLLHATSKGRLLPLYPADLDDAVTLARCMHAGDIEETVIPENCLDVLSQQLVAEVAMRDWSRLELYRLVCHSYCYRQLSLAMFDTVLEMLAGRYAEAPLRALQPRLTWDRINDRLIARRGARLLATLNAGTIPDRGYYAVYLADSNTKLGEMEEEFVFESRVHDVFYLGSSEWRIDAIERDRLIVSPVRAVRPRPPFWRGENLLRDYATSLKIGAFRRELIEHLDRGDSVAWLQQQGFTDAAIAANLADYFARQRDYTGAIANDREIVAEWYRDHAEESSLIVHAPFGSRVNGAWAIALCRVLEKRHQAEVQYTYNDDGIVLRLPDTGAPPALAELLQLPPEVIEQSLLETVSTSALFTTQFRYNASRALLLPRARAGKRVPLWLQRLRAADLLQVVREFPDFPILLETYRDCLQGIFDLPALRHVLSALQAQELRLHIAETARPSPMASGLLFRLTSENLYEFDRNRAPAQAAEVSSALLAEILAQETIPSLITPELVKALEARWQCLTPETQAASAEDLFVLIEKLGPLPEAELQRRSRDDISPWLAKLQQEKRIIALPAPLAGWIAATDAPLFHDPFTLANVRVLVQRLLRSRGPLPLIELAALSEPLPLGLLQHLPPELLQQALAQLHHQREVVRGQLVIGMAGEQWCDRHNFAELYRRAIALRRAALAPANREIYYRFLLRWHKLGLAGQPLEEVLSRYSGCQLPLQVFERELLRSRLGSEQLPAALEAFEQMITRGELIVVARRTGDEGRRHLMFVPRGEGGTFLTKPALRETAERLDEAARAIHQFLQENGASLKRDLLIGTNLSSLQIENALSTLANLGLVSCDNYQSFLQCLQPAAATPEAGSSLPGLVPRPSWAARDRQRRPQPGFRRMLRERAAPLQQEGRWFLTSSFGVLGKESAHTERAARQARLLLYRHGILVKEWYRRENGLLPWPQLFHWLKRLEWQGEIRRGYFIEGLSGVQFALPAAIELLEELQTEKHANPLPAMLVSTIDPALPFGGAVEWNFTDASGGKIAVTRAPSNHLLLCEDQPVVYAENFASRLWRGAEWRADMAPALLQHLKAWLQLPVSLRPRPRLETLAIDGAPAAASELAQVFLQNGFEAEGEKLVLWPSAAQHA